A window from Acidobacteriota bacterium encodes these proteins:
- a CDS encoding VIT1/CCC1 transporter family protein has translation MHQNAWEAHYRDERDAAFLYRRLAASEPDEKRRELFVKLADVEDRHVARWTGLFQDTNQPLPAFSPSAKARLLAWLSRRFGSNFVLPLIVAEEGREVQAYLGLARGSANQRTHAAAMEIAADSAEHARELAGLLGHEDEPWHSGGAGGYLRSVVYGFNDGLTANFGLIAGVIGASVAPHIVIISGLAGALADALSMGSSGYLAAKSEAEVQAHQIETERFEMRMMPELEEEELALIYEARGLSRDRAVETAHAVMQDPKQALETKVREELNIHPAELSPLFDGLVTGASTLVGAVIPIAPFFTFEYGVAIWVSLAISMLAHFAIGAARSIFTGRGIWASGRDMFIVGFGVAAVGYILGELITRWL, from the coding sequence ATGCACCAGAACGCATGGGAGGCGCATTATCGCGACGAGCGGGATGCCGCGTTCCTCTATCGGAGGCTTGCCGCGTCCGAGCCGGACGAGAAGCGGCGGGAGCTGTTCGTCAAGCTCGCAGACGTGGAGGATCGTCACGTCGCGCGCTGGACCGGACTGTTCCAGGACACCAACCAGCCGCTCCCCGCGTTCTCCCCTTCGGCGAAGGCGCGGCTGCTGGCATGGCTGTCCCGCCGGTTCGGATCCAATTTCGTCCTGCCGTTGATCGTCGCCGAGGAAGGACGCGAGGTGCAGGCCTACCTGGGCCTGGCCCGCGGATCCGCAAACCAGCGCACGCACGCGGCCGCCATGGAGATCGCGGCGGACTCGGCCGAGCACGCGCGCGAGCTGGCGGGGCTCCTCGGGCACGAGGACGAACCGTGGCACTCGGGCGGCGCGGGCGGGTACCTGCGGTCCGTCGTGTACGGATTCAACGACGGGCTGACGGCGAACTTCGGCCTGATCGCCGGCGTCATCGGCGCGAGCGTCGCGCCCCACATCGTGATCATCAGCGGCCTGGCCGGCGCGCTGGCCGATGCGCTGTCGATGGGATCGAGCGGCTACCTGGCCGCCAAGAGCGAAGCCGAGGTCCAGGCGCACCAGATCGAGACCGAGCGCTTCGAGATGCGGATGATGCCGGAGCTCGAAGAGGAGGAGCTGGCGCTCATCTACGAGGCGCGCGGGCTGTCGCGCGATCGCGCGGTGGAAACGGCGCACGCCGTGATGCAGGATCCGAAGCAGGCGCTTGAGACGAAGGTGCGCGAAGAGCTGAATATCCACCCCGCGGAGCTGTCGCCGCTCTTCGACGGCCTCGTCACCGGCGCGTCGACGCTCGTCGGCGCGGTCATTCCGATCGCCCCCTTCTTCACCTTCGAGTACGGCGTGGCGATCTGGGTGTCGCTCGCCATCAGCATGCTCGCGCATTTCGCCATCGGCGCGGCGCGCAGCATCTTCACCGGCCGGGGGATCTGGGCGAGCGGCCGCGACATGTTCATCGTGGGATTCGGCGTCGCGGCGGTCGGGTACATCCTCGGCGAGCTGATCACCAGGTGGTTGTGA